In a single window of the Ignavibacteria bacterium genome:
- a CDS encoding tetratricopeptide repeat protein translates to MDEQSHLARIFLSSFPSLLKVVYLFPMTQQNTFMTILFRCFIAFSFIIVGCKTTQPPAQKTTDEQQEKPRIKNKDLAVQHFIAGSVYDTKEDYARAALEYQEALQYDDDASIFYALSRDYAQLNKKQLAVQNAYEAVVRDTSNRDYRENLAQIYLAQFSLDSAIMQYHEIVKRDSDYVQGWYSLANAVQFQSSDSALVLYRKIIERFGSQWEIWERIAMLSIEKKKYDDAAFAYKEMLALDPSNNDLKITLASAYEFAGKESLACELYKKIAAETDNENARIAAARILLLLHQYSEADSLIQPLLQQDSVSFETKLKIGEAYIDALHKDSTLIDFVQNYFLNLKNEQPEDWRSYWYLAAIALSQDSVSSAIENYEKVNELADWNIDAWINLASIYSEQKKFSLMAETLERVQKKNSNDFRINFFLGIAYYRDGKLEKAIDPLERALQLRPTEMNVLSTLALIYDALKRWDDSDRLYETALKIDANNHLLLNNYGYSLSVRGEQLPRALEMSKKALEQQPKNPSYLDTMGWVYFRLGNFDEAKKYIQDAINVGDASAEVNEHMGDVYFKLNDTAKAVEYWKKAVDLDSTRESAKDKIRKGGL, encoded by the coding sequence ATGGATGAACAATCGCATCTCGCACGAATTTTTCTTTCATCTTTTCCTTCTCTGCTCAAAGTAGTATATTTGTTCCCAATGACACAGCAAAACACTTTCATGACAATTCTTTTCCGATGCTTCATTGCATTTTCTTTCATAATTGTTGGTTGCAAAACTACTCAACCACCTGCACAAAAAACAACAGATGAGCAACAAGAAAAACCTCGTATAAAAAACAAAGACTTAGCAGTTCAACATTTTATTGCTGGTTCAGTTTATGATACAAAAGAAGATTATGCGCGCGCCGCACTGGAATATCAAGAAGCATTGCAGTATGATGACGATGCTTCGATTTTCTATGCACTTTCTCGAGATTATGCACAATTGAATAAGAAACAACTTGCGGTTCAAAACGCATACGAAGCAGTTGTTCGCGACACATCTAATCGGGATTATCGGGAAAATCTTGCTCAAATTTATCTTGCACAATTTTCCCTTGATTCTGCGATAATGCAGTACCACGAAATCGTCAAGCGCGATTCCGATTATGTACAGGGATGGTATTCACTCGCAAATGCCGTTCAGTTCCAATCTTCCGATTCTGCACTCGTGCTCTACAGAAAAATCATTGAACGATTTGGTTCGCAATGGGAAATATGGGAACGTATTGCGATGCTTTCCATCGAAAAAAAGAAATACGATGATGCCGCTTTCGCATACAAAGAAATGTTAGCATTGGATCCTTCAAATAATGATTTGAAAATAACGCTTGCATCCGCGTACGAGTTTGCCGGAAAAGAAAGTCTGGCGTGCGAACTTTATAAAAAAATTGCTGCCGAAACTGACAATGAAAATGCTCGAATCGCTGCCGCGCGAATATTGCTCTTGCTTCATCAATATTCTGAAGCGGATTCTCTCATTCAACCGTTACTTCAACAGGATTCAGTTTCATTTGAAACAAAGTTGAAAATAGGTGAAGCATATATTGATGCGCTTCATAAGGATAGTACACTTATAGATTTCGTACAAAACTATTTCCTTAACTTAAAAAACGAACAGCCGGAAGATTGGCGTTCTTACTGGTATCTTGCTGCAATCGCACTCTCTCAAGACAGTGTTTCTTCCGCAATCGAAAACTATGAAAAAGTGAACGAACTGGCAGATTGGAATATAGATGCATGGATAAACCTTGCTTCGATTTATTCCGAACAAAAAAAATTTTCGTTGATGGCTGAAACATTAGAACGGGTGCAGAAAAAAAATTCCAATGATTTCCGCATAAATTTTTTTCTCGGTATTGCGTATTACCGCGATGGAAAACTTGAAAAAGCAATTGACCCATTAGAGCGCGCGCTTCAATTGCGTCCAACAGAAATGAATGTGCTATCAACTCTTGCATTGATTTACGACGCATTGAAACGTTGGGATGACAGCGACCGCTTGTACGAAACCGCATTAAAAATTGATGCGAACAATCACTTACTATTAAACAATTACGGGTACTCGTTAAGTGTACGCGGAGAACAATTACCACGCGCTTTGGAAATGTCCAAAAAAGCACTCGAACAACAGCCAAAAAATCCCTCGTATCTTGACACAATGGGATGGGTGTATTTTCGATTGGGAAATTTTGACGAAGCGAAAAAATATATTCAAGACGCTATAAACGTAGGAGACGCAAGCGCAGAAGTGAACGAACATATGGGGGATGTTTATTTCAAACTGAATGACACGGCAAAAGCAGTTGAGTATTGGAAAAAAGCCGTTGACCTCGATTCTACAAGAGAATCAGCGAAAGACAAAATTCGAAAAGGAGGACTGTAA
- a CDS encoding DNA-binding protein: MIRTSLCCKRTFVGSLPYGSDLYNGLTTIAIEENIRIGRISALGATTFATVAFYSQSEKKYLTLTFTEPMEILSCFGNISIRDEKPFVHAHIVLSDIEGKTFSGHLIPGTKLFACEVFIDELVRDDSLGYENEFARTLDEQTGLYLWNNKSLI; the protein is encoded by the coding sequence ATGATCCGCACGTCACTTTGTTGCAAACGTACATTTGTCGGTTCACTTCCGTACGGAAGCGATTTATACAATGGATTAACTACAATTGCTATCGAAGAAAACATTCGCATCGGTCGAATCAGCGCATTAGGAGCGACAACGTTTGCTACCGTTGCGTTTTACTCTCAATCCGAAAAAAAATATCTCACGCTGACATTCACCGAACCGATGGAAATACTTTCCTGCTTTGGAAACATTTCCATTCGCGATGAAAAACCATTTGTGCATGCTCATATTGTACTTTCCGACATTGAAGGTAAGACGTTTTCTGGACATTTGATTCCGGGAACAAAACTTTTTGCTTGTGAAGTTTTCATTGATGAATTAGTGCGCGACGATTCTTTGGGGTATGAAAATGAATTCGCTCGTACATTGGATGAACAGACAGGATTGTATCTTTGGAACAACAAGAGTTTGATATAA
- a CDS encoding DUF4292 domain-containing protein, with the protein MITFLFNRLLNFLFFFGAIFFVSCRTTEEIANRSSAEEIISAIQQQSPSISTMNAEGILTVENEEHSFNLSFELQYKNNDSLLLTLFGPFGISAGILQLTRDSFQLYNAIENRLIIASVHDKALETLLHFSADFPTILKLFFDENLSGTQPNIVTLSTTQDEITLSLVHNNSTEKFWFNNNEQAIVRFEKLNSANEILLKKTMKRFSSIKEKRFPNWIRTYFPQEHRTITISYNSLELNNTVQCSFTVPRNTEIIRR; encoded by the coding sequence ATGATTACATTTCTATTTAATCGTTTGCTGAATTTTCTTTTTTTCTTCGGCGCGATATTTTTTGTCTCGTGCAGAACAACAGAAGAAATCGCGAACCGTTCCTCTGCTGAAGAAATAATTTCTGCCATTCAACAACAGTCTCCGTCTATTTCTACTATGAACGCAGAAGGAATATTGACGGTTGAAAATGAAGAACATTCATTCAACCTTTCGTTTGAACTTCAGTATAAAAATAATGATTCACTCCTTCTGACATTGTTCGGACCATTTGGAATTTCAGCGGGAATACTTCAACTCACACGCGATTCATTTCAATTATATAATGCAATAGAAAATAGATTGATAATCGCATCTGTTCACGATAAGGCATTAGAAACGCTTTTGCATTTTTCTGCTGACTTTCCTACAATTCTAAAATTATTTTTTGATGAAAACTTGAGCGGAACACAACCGAATATAGTAACATTATCAACCACACAAGATGAAATTACGCTTTCGCTCGTTCACAATAATTCCACAGAAAAATTTTGGTTTAACAATAACGAGCAGGCTATAGTACGCTTTGAAAAATTGAATTCTGCAAACGAAATTCTTCTCAAAAAAACTATGAAGCGCTTTTCTTCTATTAAGGAGAAACGTTTTCCGAATTGGATTCGCACGTATTTTCCACAAGAACATCGAACAATTACAATTTCATACAATTCATTGGAACTCAATAATACCGTCCAATGTTCATTTACTGTTCCGAGAAACACTGAAATAATCCGGCGATGA
- a CDS encoding aspartate kinase has protein sequence MIVMKFGGTSVQDAEAMHNVASIVKNHLERNPFIVISAIATGTNLLDAIGKSASKGNKEESLQHLAAFIGKHIRIAEEGITNPNRLDAIFSKIFLVRKELERLAEGIFLLRELSPRSSDALAQYGEFLSSLCVSEIFTESGISNEWLDARTFMITDDNFTAASPRTEIVEQKLRELYSRKNNDTIFVTQGFIGATESRISTTMGRESSDFTASIIGAALNAEEIQIWTDVDGIYTADPRIVSTSRRIPQLSYTEALELCDRGAKVLHPKTMVPAMNKNIPVRIRNSKNVIVEGSIVSMYESTYNEPVALSMMKHISLVFLTPTKKLRYVVISEMLNEILTKNKTIPLVHNSTERSVAFVFDNNAPLDSLLEDFSDVGIVKCLKEKSLISLVGNRIGEHTSTFMKFLQVLLSRRMYYCISNPSGLSIASVVDDEIAETSFRELHKIFFE, from the coding sequence ATGATTGTAATGAAATTCGGTGGAACGTCTGTGCAAGACGCAGAAGCAATGCACAACGTTGCTTCAATTGTTAAAAACCATCTTGAACGGAATCCGTTTATCGTTATTTCTGCAATAGCCACAGGAACAAATCTTCTCGATGCTATCGGAAAGTCAGCATCTAAAGGAAATAAAGAAGAATCGTTGCAGCATCTTGCTGCGTTTATCGGAAAACACATACGAATTGCAGAAGAAGGAATTACCAATCCGAATCGTCTTGATGCTATTTTCTCAAAGATTTTTCTTGTTAGAAAAGAACTGGAGCGACTTGCAGAAGGTATTTTTTTACTGCGTGAACTATCTCCACGCTCCAGCGATGCGCTTGCTCAATACGGAGAATTTCTTTCTTCGCTGTGTGTCAGCGAAATTTTTACTGAAAGCGGTATATCGAATGAATGGCTTGATGCTCGTACATTTATGATTACGGATGATAATTTTACTGCTGCTTCTCCGCGTACTGAAATTGTTGAACAAAAATTGCGGGAATTGTATTCCAGAAAAAATAACGACACGATTTTCGTTACACAAGGATTTATCGGCGCGACGGAAAGCAGAATTTCTACGACGATGGGGAGAGAAAGTTCGGATTTTACTGCTTCAATTATTGGCGCAGCGCTTAACGCGGAAGAAATACAGATTTGGACAGATGTAGATGGAATTTATACTGCAGATCCGCGTATCGTATCAACGTCAAGAAGAATTCCTCAATTATCGTACACAGAAGCGTTGGAATTATGCGATAGAGGTGCAAAAGTGCTTCATCCCAAAACAATGGTTCCGGCAATGAACAAAAATATTCCGGTAAGAATACGAAATTCAAAAAACGTTATAGTCGAAGGTTCCATTGTATCAATGTATGAAAGTACTTATAACGAACCTGTTGCGCTTTCAATGATGAAACATATTTCGCTCGTGTTTCTTACTCCAACGAAGAAATTGCGTTATGTAGTGATTTCTGAAATGCTCAATGAAATACTAACGAAAAATAAAACAATACCGTTGGTTCATAACTCCACAGAACGAAGTGTAGCGTTTGTGTTTGATAACAATGCTCCACTGGATTCACTGCTCGAAGATTTTTCCGATGTCGGAATTGTTAAGTGTTTGAAGGAAAAATCTCTTATTTCACTTGTAGGAAATCGCATCGGAGAGCATACATCCACATTTATGAAATTTCTGCAAGTACTTTTGTCCCGAAGAATGTATTATTGTATCAGTAATCCGTCGGGTTTAAGTATTGCCTCAGTTGTAGATGATGAAATTGCAGAAACGTCATTCAGAGAATTGCACAAAATATTTTTTGAATAA
- the rpmB gene encoding 50S ribosomal protein L28, translating to MSKVCEVCEKRPITGNNISHAHNRTRRRWVPNLQSVRVNVNGSAVRMRVCTSCIKLGRIQKAA from the coding sequence ATGTCAAAAGTTTGCGAAGTTTGTGAAAAACGTCCGATAACTGGCAATAACATTAGCCATGCTCATAATCGTACACGTCGCCGATGGGTTCCCAATTTGCAGAGTGTTCGAGTGAATGTCAACGGGAGCGCTGTTCGAATGCGTGTTTGTACTTCCTGTATAAAACTTGGCAGAATCCAAAAAGCCGCATAA
- the pgeF gene encoding peptidoglycan editing factor PgeF — translation MNLSFSVGDSETNVQRNRELFFERLNIPLEKLAIQKQIHSNYVRKISTPGIYEQTDAMYTQEKNIFLCVTVADCMPIFLFDCKENIVAVVHSGWRGCVNEILRTTIVHLLNEHSIDEKNIFCYIGPSAGKCCYEIESDVASNFSEQFLTKRNEHKFLLDMQSFARDELLQCGVPFQHIEISNACTIHQKEFFHSYRRDGTLSGRMMGVLGII, via the coding sequence ATGAACTTAAGTTTCTCCGTTGGCGATAGTGAAACAAATGTTCAACGCAATCGCGAACTCTTTTTCGAACGATTGAACATTCCGCTTGAAAAACTTGCCATTCAAAAACAAATTCACAGCAATTACGTTCGTAAGATTTCAACACCCGGTATTTATGAACAAACTGACGCGATGTACACACAAGAAAAAAATATATTTCTCTGCGTTACCGTCGCAGATTGTATGCCGATATTTCTCTTTGACTGCAAAGAAAATATTGTTGCTGTCGTACATTCGGGATGGCGGGGGTGCGTGAATGAAATTCTCAGAACAACTATTGTACATTTGCTCAATGAACATTCGATTGACGAAAAAAATATTTTTTGCTATATCGGACCATCTGCTGGAAAATGCTGCTATGAAATTGAATCTGATGTTGCATCCAATTTTTCAGAACAATTTCTTACAAAAAGGAATGAACATAAATTTCTTCTTGATATGCAATCATTTGCCCGCGATGAATTATTACAATGCGGCGTTCCGTTCCAACACATTGAAATTTCAAACGCATGCACGATTCATCAAAAAGAATTCTTTCATTCGTATCGTCGCGACGGAACATTATCGGGAAGAATGATGGGGGTTCTCGGAATAATATAA
- a CDS encoding DUF255 domain-containing protein produces the protein MFFQLFFLFIFSSAITFSQDTRWYPFNDGLETATKENKKILMDVYTDWCAWCKRMDKDIYAQNEVKALLNKFFVLVKLNAESNNEVAYNELSLTETMLAQELGVDGYPSTIFFLPNGEVITAVPGYVAPDKFLLILKYIGENHYLTMDWVEFEAKETGEEE, from the coding sequence TGCTATTACATTTTCACAAGACACGCGTTGGTATCCTTTCAATGATGGATTGGAAACGGCAACAAAAGAAAATAAAAAAATTCTGATGGATGTGTACACCGATTGGTGCGCGTGGTGCAAACGAATGGACAAAGATATATATGCGCAAAACGAAGTGAAAGCACTGCTTAATAAATTTTTTGTGCTCGTTAAACTCAATGCCGAATCAAATAACGAAGTTGCATACAACGAACTATCTTTGACCGAAACAATGCTTGCACAAGAACTCGGAGTAGATGGTTACCCTTCTACGATTTTCTTCCTTCCGAATGGAGAAGTCATTACGGCAGTTCCCGGTTATGTTGCTCCCGATAAATTTCTCTTGATACTGAAATACATTGGAGAAAACCATTACTTAACAATGGATTGGGTAGAGTTTGAAGCAAAGGAAACCGGCGAAGAAGAATAA
- a CDS encoding glycosyltransferase → MIFTFESLLVFFTLLYFADIFWLWLGLRKCVRASENNAVDSLPSVSIVVAARNEESNILACLHSLSQIIYPRDKLEIIIVDDRSTDSTQEIISAFIKNHSEFKIVRICSEGDKIRGKANALAVALDSAQGDIFMFTDADCCVTSEWVHATINEFQNDVGIVGGYTVLRVQSTFEGIQSLDWILNFSVSAAMAGRNLPITVIGNNFSIRRNVYELVGGFRGIPFSVTEDYAMVQAVVQRTSYRVKFFLSKNTLVESYPCKTWHQLFSQKQRWAVGAMNMVPHGVFVIGIGYVTHFLMLLGIMFASPMILLCTFAVKLLSDIFFLSKPLSEFRIFSRLQYLFPFELYYIVYGFLFPFLAVFTKNVMWKERKF, encoded by the coding sequence ATGATATTCACGTTTGAATCGCTCCTTGTTTTTTTCACTCTTTTGTATTTCGCAGATATATTCTGGTTATGGTTGGGTTTAAGGAAATGTGTGCGCGCTTCTGAAAATAACGCTGTAGATTCACTTCCTTCGGTATCTATTGTTGTCGCGGCAAGAAACGAAGAATCAAATATACTCGCTTGTTTGCATTCGCTTTCGCAAATTATTTACCCACGAGATAAACTGGAAATTATTATTGTAGACGACCGTTCAACTGATTCTACACAAGAGATAATATCGGCGTTTATTAAGAACCATTCTGAGTTCAAAATAGTTAGAATTTGTAGCGAAGGGGATAAAATTCGCGGGAAAGCAAATGCGCTTGCTGTAGCACTCGATAGCGCGCAGGGTGATATTTTTATGTTCACGGATGCCGACTGTTGTGTTACGTCCGAATGGGTTCACGCAACAATCAATGAATTTCAAAACGATGTAGGAATCGTTGGAGGATATACTGTTTTGCGAGTACAATCTACATTCGAAGGAATACAATCGCTCGATTGGATTTTAAATTTTTCCGTTTCGGCAGCAATGGCGGGAAGAAATCTACCAATTACTGTAATAGGCAATAATTTTTCCATTCGGCGAAACGTGTACGAACTTGTTGGCGGCTTTCGTGGTATTCCTTTCAGTGTTACGGAAGATTACGCAATGGTACAAGCAGTTGTTCAGCGTACATCATATCGTGTAAAATTTTTTTTAAGCAAAAACACACTTGTAGAAAGTTATCCGTGCAAAACGTGGCATCAACTCTTTAGTCAAAAACAACGCTGGGCGGTAGGAGCGATGAATATGGTTCCTCATGGTGTTTTTGTTATCGGCATCGGTTATGTTACGCATTTTTTGATGTTGCTCGGGATAATGTTCGCATCACCGATGATTTTGCTATGTACGTTTGCGGTTAAATTACTTTCGGATATTTTTTTCTTATCGAAGCCGCTTTCCGAATTTCGAATTTTTTCCCGATTACAATATCTCTTTCCTTTCGAACTCTACTATATCGTTTATGGATTTCTCTTCCCGTTTCTTGCGGTGTTCACGAAAAACGTTATGTGGAAAGAACGCAAGTTTTGA